gtcCCACACATAAAGATCTATtcaaaccaaataatgtcaTCCATATTTACAACATCTACTTTGTTtttccaaatttatttttagtgtGACTTGTAAGTTATGTCTATATTTATcaataagtaaataaaaatcacaCAGATTATATGattcatataaataaatatatcccATGTAGCACAAGAACAAAACTAGGGATCATCTTTCATTAGCATTGATGATTCGGTACATCTTTCATTCCATTTATCTTTTTACAAATGTTAAAATGAAGTGATACGGttatacaaaaaattaaaaaaaattaaaaaaaacattaaaattaatttaatggtCATATAGTTTCGGATTTGGATATTTTTCGTAGACTGATGTTTGAAGTAAGTCATAAAAGATAAAGGTTGAATCTTTCAAATACATTATAGAGTGAGTCTCACAAAAACGTTTGTCCACAAATCCTAGTCGTATATATAATACAAGCTTTCAACCAATACTTGAAGGTGGTGGAAGGTGATGGAAGGTGAGAAGAGGTTGGTCAATCTGTAATTTTAACCTGGGAGAGGTGCCTTAATTTAATATACTTTTCGTGACCTACACCCAAGGGCAAGACCCATACCAAGGACACTAATCCTATCCCTTCATCCCATCCCATCCCATCCAATCCAATCCGATCGAACCGAATCCTTTCGTAGTTCACTTCACACGATCGGTCACCTGGATGGATTTCCAGCCTTACACGACAAGAACATCCAAGGGCCTCAAGGTACAATACTGGCATATATCTGAACATGCGCAATCGGGCGATGAAACTATGGTGGAATATCGCATATGCGAAGCTTTGCTAAGAAAATGTATACTTATCAATCAGCAGCACCAATTGCAGAAAGGAACATATTATTGCAGACGAAAAAAGCTGGCAACTTACATTGAGAAACAGCATTGATCCAAGTGACAAACAATCCGATATGGTCAAGTGTCAGCCACCAAAAGCATGAACACAAAATTTTCAGCTTTCTATAACCTACGATTCTCTATGCCAGCTTTAATCTACCATAAAGAGTCAATACTAATTCTTTCACTGAAATGCAAAAACTTTCAGGGAACAAAAAACGGGTGGGGGATTCAGCTGATGATCATTTTGTTAAGGAAGTCGGCTTTCTCAGGAAAGTATTCTATCAGTTCATCTTTGGTCACCCAGACAAAGTCCTCACACTTCCCAATGTCAAACTTGTTGGCTGCAATCACTTGAGATTTGAAAAAGAATTGCTGAAAATGGAGGAAAATGAAATTGTGATTAAATATACAGGATCGACAGGCAACACCAATATGCATTTTAACATTTATCGCGTGAAGCCAATCTGGTGTAAGAAAGAAAACATAATTTACAAAAGTATACCTTAATATTCTCTTCTGGCTGTTCCATATGGCCCATGGGCGCATTTCCAACAAAGTACGTGTGTGAGAGGTCTCCCAAGACAGATTTTAAAGCAGATTCAGCACACTGAAAATAGAACGGATTTATGCAATTGTGGAAAAAAAACGAAGAACTACATGGAATTTTAGGAGgataaagaagaagagaagtatATGGCATCGTATAGCAACCATCACCTTCCGCAGTGTCTCTTCAGACTGGTAAACTTTTTCAGGAAAATGCCAGACTGACTTCCCAGCAGATCCATCAGTGTTTCCGTAGAGCAGAAGATATAGTCTTCTGTC
This region of Malus domestica chromosome 07, GDT2T_hap1 genomic DNA includes:
- the LOC114826104 gene encoding large ribosomal subunit protein mL46-like, which codes for MQRTIPLLRGTLARGRGFSTSPSSSSEKIVASVLFERLPVVIPKIDPVVYAYQEFAFRWRQQYRRIYPDELLDKSNARGKGDYQIDYVPAPRITEADKTNDKKSLQRALDRRLYLLLYGNTDGSAGKSVWHFPEKVYQSEETLRKCAESALKSVLGDLSHTYFVGNAPMGHMEQPEENIKQFFFKSQVIAANKFDIGKCEDFVWVTKDELIEYFPEKADFLNKMIIS